In bacterium, one DNA window encodes the following:
- a CDS encoding FAD-dependent oxidoreductase, which translates to MKTLLLNRKELCRSTWEFTLAKPADTLHQAGQHITVKLPRLLHEDPKGPQRTFTLASAPHENDWLIATRMTGSGFKKTFLDLPLNTELEVNGPMGALVRDERFPALVFLAGGIGITPFRSMVQDLHHKGLGVDVHLFYSNRSIDSAAYHHLFAELAEQTFFTYIPTLNDEPDAAWRGERRILGIELIQSHLTNLNAFAFYLCGPPGLVTDLTNQLHTGGVNKERIFSEFFWGYP; encoded by the coding sequence ATGAAAACCCTTCTGCTGAATAGAAAAGAGCTCTGCCGCAGCACCTGGGAGTTTACCCTGGCCAAACCGGCCGATACCCTTCACCAGGCAGGACAACATATTACAGTCAAACTGCCCCGTCTGCTCCATGAGGATCCCAAAGGCCCTCAGCGCACCTTCACCCTCGCGTCAGCACCGCATGAGAACGACTGGCTGATCGCCACCCGCATGACCGGAAGTGGATTTAAAAAAACGTTCCTCGACCTTCCGCTAAACACGGAATTGGAGGTCAACGGCCCTATGGGCGCCCTGGTCCGTGATGAACGGTTCCCTGCGCTGGTTTTTCTAGCCGGCGGCATCGGCATCACTCCGTTTCGCAGCATGGTGCAGGATCTTCATCACAAAGGCCTCGGCGTCGATGTGCATCTCTTTTACTCCAACCGCAGTATCGACTCCGCCGCTTATCACCACCTTTTCGCCGAGCTCGCAGAGCAAACCTTTTTCACCTATATTCCAACCCTCAACGACGAACCGGATGCGGCATGGCGTGGTGAACGCCGTATCCTGGGAATAGAGTTAATCCAGTCCCACCTCACGAATCTGAATGCTTTTGCCTTCTATCTGTGCGGACCGCCGGGACTGGTTACAGACCTGACCAACCAGCTGCATACAGGGGGCGTGAACAAAGAAAGAATCTTCTCCGAGTTTTTTTGGGGATACCCGTGA
- a CDS encoding S8 family serine peptidase, whose translation MKQFVLWVLLVCIRASSAQILTDTNVRELTDFAGRSGLRAVQDRRLAETYLQLKGWETAGTLAEGCIFQVQRIWQNTPVYYVDMNQQAAQTVGTQKLWPDGSSGESLDGSGILIGLWDGSGILLQHQEYVGRAWQKDTPTLIGLHGTHIAGTLIAQGRNLSAKGMAPNAELDAYDWNNDISEMALAAASGMLLSTSCYGYLAGWVPNYRGDGKWAWLGTPEVSVEEDFLFGFYDESCRQRDHIAYNAPYFLMVIAAGNDRDDEGPMIGEAYWTRGAFGWTLDTIYRKPDGDYDCITGPALCKNGLTIGAVRDLPQGYEQPSSVLMSEFSAWGPTDDGRIKPDLVGNGIELFSTSNASPTHYAVLSGTSMAAPSVAGSLALLQQLHQKLTGRYLRSATLKAIAIHTADECGPDPGPDYRFGWGLLNSYEASRLILQDQTWPNSIIEETLLQDKPLRIQLHSDGLSPLKCTLAWTDPAGTPCLRSLNCLSAMLVNDLDLRLVRQRDARVFYPWALNPNLPAAAAVQQDNHRDNVEQICIQQPEAGLYTLSISHKRTLQNEGQPFSLCCTGAVPAERPAVLKVRLFLQGAFDSDTGRMACRLQESNALDLVSPYSSDSLRLNHLPGQSVDWVLLQLTAAADTLAVLNRSALLRPDGLLINPWSGESAWELPIPPGSYRLLLRHRNHLLVQSAAPLILTAGDTTFFDASAGHTLAGENSTVELAPGLFGLWAGDLDQNGRIDQDDYEIWFHAALEAKEGYCAADANLDGLVTTLDLTLLYNTHQCLHVAPF comes from the coding sequence ATGAAACAATTTGTACTCTGGGTTCTGCTCGTCTGCATCAGAGCCAGTTCCGCCCAAATTTTGACCGATACCAACGTGCGCGAGTTGACCGACTTTGCCGGCCGCTCCGGCCTTAGAGCAGTGCAGGATCGCCGCTTGGCCGAAACTTATCTCCAACTCAAGGGATGGGAGACAGCGGGCACACTGGCGGAGGGGTGTATTTTTCAAGTTCAGCGTATCTGGCAGAACACACCGGTGTACTATGTGGATATGAACCAACAGGCTGCGCAGACAGTGGGCACGCAAAAGCTATGGCCGGACGGCAGCAGCGGTGAGTCGTTGGATGGCAGCGGCATCCTCATCGGACTGTGGGACGGCAGCGGCATTTTGCTTCAGCATCAGGAGTATGTAGGCAGAGCGTGGCAAAAGGACACGCCGACGCTGATCGGTCTGCATGGAACCCATATCGCCGGCACGCTGATCGCTCAGGGGAGAAACCTCAGCGCCAAAGGCATGGCGCCCAATGCCGAGCTGGATGCCTATGATTGGAATAACGATATTTCAGAGATGGCCCTGGCTGCCGCCTCGGGCATGCTGCTGTCAACCTCTTGCTATGGTTATCTGGCAGGCTGGGTGCCTAATTACAGAGGCGATGGAAAATGGGCCTGGCTCGGGACGCCAGAGGTCAGCGTGGAGGAGGATTTTCTTTTCGGATTTTATGATGAAAGCTGCCGACAACGCGACCACATCGCCTACAACGCTCCCTACTTTTTAATGGTGATCGCTGCAGGCAATGACCGCGACGACGAGGGACCGATGATCGGCGAGGCCTACTGGACGCGCGGCGCCTTCGGCTGGACGCTGGACACCATCTACCGCAAACCAGACGGCGATTACGACTGCATCACCGGCCCCGCACTGTGTAAAAACGGTCTGACCATCGGCGCTGTGCGGGATCTGCCGCAGGGCTATGAACAACCCAGCAGCGTGCTGATGTCGGAATTCAGCGCCTGGGGTCCTACAGACGACGGACGCATCAAGCCGGATCTGGTAGGCAACGGCATCGAATTGTTTTCCACGTCCAACGCCAGCCCCACTCACTATGCTGTGCTCAGCGGCACTTCAATGGCTGCACCGTCTGTCGCCGGATCGCTCGCCCTGTTGCAGCAGCTCCATCAAAAGCTCACCGGCCGCTATCTGCGTTCAGCCACCTTAAAGGCAATTGCCATTCATACCGCGGACGAGTGCGGGCCTGACCCTGGACCGGATTACCGCTTTGGCTGGGGCTTGCTCAACAGCTATGAGGCCAGCCGTCTGATCTTACAAGATCAGACATGGCCGAACTCGATTATTGAAGAGACGCTGCTCCAGGACAAACCATTGCGGATACAGCTGCATTCAGACGGCCTATCGCCGCTGAAATGCACCTTGGCATGGACCGATCCAGCCGGCACTCCCTGTCTCAGATCCCTGAATTGTCTTTCCGCCATGCTGGTCAATGATCTCGATCTCCGCCTGGTGCGGCAACGGGATGCACGGGTGTTTTATCCCTGGGCTCTGAATCCGAATTTACCGGCCGCTGCTGCGGTTCAGCAGGACAATCATCGCGACAATGTTGAACAGATATGCATCCAACAGCCCGAAGCCGGGCTGTACACCCTGTCCATCTCCCACAAGCGCACGCTGCAAAATGAAGGACAGCCGTTTTCGTTGTGCTGCACAGGCGCGGTTCCAGCCGAGAGGCCGGCAGTTCTCAAAGTGCGGCTGTTTCTACAAGGCGCGTTTGACTCTGACACCGGGCGAATGGCTTGCCGCCTGCAGGAGAGCAACGCCCTGGATCTTGTCAGCCCCTATTCATCAGACTCGCTCCGTCTCAATCATCTGCCGGGCCAATCTGTGGACTGGGTGCTGCTGCAGCTCACCGCCGCTGCAGACACCCTTGCCGTGTTGAACCGAAGCGCCCTGCTGCGGCCGGATGGTCTGTTGATCAATCCCTGGTCCGGCGAGAGTGCATGGGAACTGCCGATTCCGCCGGGCAGCTATCGCCTGTTGCTTCGCCATCGCAATCATCTGTTGGTGCAAAGCGCCGCTCCGCTTATTTTGACTGCCGGGGATACGACCTTTTTCGACGCCTCAGCCGGCCACACTCTTGCCGGCGAAAACAGTACGGTGGAACTGGCGCCCGGGCTCTTTGGCCTGTGGGCCGGCGATCTGGATCAGAACGGCCGAA